From one Trifolium pratense cultivar HEN17-A07 linkage group LG1, ARS_RC_1.1, whole genome shotgun sequence genomic stretch:
- the LOC123916353 gene encoding polyadenylate-binding protein-interacting protein 7, with amino-acid sequence MSLSKKGGSPHDTKLNSPNKAISLNPNAAEFIPFSLRSLPSGSTSSVDATARLTTAGSLGKSVLDRSESSISNNSDDEAHNYWRCQLPDDITPDFNVIEEDEPQGLNNLSFAGLSINDDNESSMFSSTTGSRYIPNEQQELSHQHLNGNTFVDKLRFSNSTYREEPSSASFLNSLAKPWDRPIGNNNLHISGGQDAVAYDGNARHGFLNDVSTENAIVDETDFNPLEFLASLFPGFASESLAEVYFANGCDLHLTIEMLTQLEIQVDSNFGQNPSPKTLSSPNLTAMDFPALAPTNGQTTTAKYAADNVQQSANPYLPSGKDLLMFKTSSSFPTRGATDFASAVRKLASQDSGIWKYDRNGSGDASTGSSRSLNVLASAYNGGQGRTNFGDRLQNRGSARPAPVWLETGDAVANMYTELREEARDHARLRNAYFEQARQAYLIGNKALAKELSAKGQIHNMHMKEAHGKAQESIYRQRNPVGPEMHVNGRGHERMIDLHGLHVSEAIHVLKHELSVLRSTARAAEQRLQVYICVGTGHHTRGSRTPARLPIAVQRYLLEEEGLDFTEPQPGLIRVVLY; translated from the exons ATGAGTTTATCAAAGAAAGGAGGATCACCACATGACACGAAACTGAACTCTCCAAACAAGGCGATCAGTTTGAATCCAAATGCAGCAGAGTTTATTCCCTTTTCCCTCAGATCTTTGCCATCTGGAAGTACTAGCTCGGTAGACGCAACGGCAAGACTTACAACTGCTGGTTCTCTAGGAAAATCAGTTTTAGATCGATCAGAATCATCCATTTCAAATAATTCTGATGATGAAGCCCACAATTACTGGCGTTGTCAACTCCCGGATGATATCACTCCTGATTTCAATGtcattgaagaagatgaacccCAAGGTCTTAACAACCTCTCCTTCGCAGGCTTATCTATAAACGACGATAATGAATCGTCAATGTTTTCTTCTACCACGGGAAGTAGATATATACCAAACGAGCAGCAGGAATTGTCTCATCAGCACCTTAATGGAAATACCTTTGTCGATAAGTTAAGGTTTTCCAATTCAACCTACCGGGAGGAACCATCTTCGGCAagctttttaaattcattggcAAAGCCTTGGGATAGACCCATTGGGAATAACAACCTGCATATTAGCGGTGGTCAAGACGCAGTTGCTTACGATGGCAATGCTAGACATGGATTCTTAAATGATGTTTCGACTGAGAATGCTATTGTGGATGAGACTGATTTTAACCCTTTGGAATTTTTAGCTTCTCTATTCCCTGGTTTTGCATCAGAAAGCCTTGCTGAAGTTTACTTTGCCAATGGATGCGATTTACATCTGACCATTGAGATGCTCACTCAGTTAGAG ATTCAAGTCGATAGTAATTTCGGCCAGAACCCAAGTCCGAAGACTCTATCATCTCCCAATCTGACTGCAATGGACTTTCCAGCACTTGCTCCAACAAATGGCCAGACTACTACTGCAAAATATGCTGCAGATAATGTTCAACAAAGTGCCAATCCTTACTTACCGTCTGGCAAAGACCTGCTCATGTTCAAAACTAGCTCGTCTTTTCCAACTAGAGGTGCTACTGATTTTGCTTCAGCTGTCAGAAAATTGGCTTCTCAGGATTCTGGAATATGGAAGTATGATAGAAATGGTTCTGGTGATGCTTCCACTGGATCAAGCAGGAGTTTAAATGTTCTAGCTAGTGCTTATAATGGTGGACAGGGGAGAACTAACTTTGGTGATAGGTTACAAAACCGTGGTTCTGCTCGGCCAGCTCCTGTTTGGCTTGAAACTGGTGACGCTGTTG CAAATATGTATACTGAACTACGGGAGGAGGCTCGAGATCATGCACGCTTACGTAATGCATATTTTGAGCAG GCACGGCAAGCCTACCTTATTGGCAATAAGGCCCTTGCAAAGGAGCTAAGTGCTAAAGGGCAAATTCATAACATGCATATGAAAGAAGCTCACGGGAAAGCTCAAGAATCTATTTACCGTCAGAG GAATCCTGTTGGTCCAGAGATGCATGTTAATGGAAGAGGACACGAGAGAATGATAGACTTACATGGACTCCATGTAAGTGAAGCGATTCACGTGCTGAAACACGAACTGAGTGTGCTAAGAAGCACAGCCAGAGCTGCCGAGCAGCGTTTGCAGGTTTATATCTGTGTTGGTACCGGTCATCATACAAGAGGTTCCCGCACTCCTGCGAGACTTCCAATAGCTGTACAGCGTTATCTACTCGAAGAAGAGGGTCTTGATTTCACAGAACCACAGCCAGGCCTGATTCGTGTTGTGTTATATTGA
- the LOC123916362 gene encoding uncharacterized protein LOC123916362 — MPMNQRSSEYMDGKVAKEADVVEMEMVLTAKCWCCGLVEECTHAYIARVRERFGGRWICGLCAEAVKEERARSESDEKKITMDEALKRHTKFRQQFRSASDINKDYIHAIKQILFRTLDSPRNKNEEAFACRPLGRSHSCFSTMETAPPRTTEPHTE, encoded by the coding sequence ATGCCGATGAATCAGAGAAGCAGCGAGTACATGGATGGGAAGGTTGCGAAAGAAGCTGATGTGGTCGAGATGGAGATGGTTTTGACTGCAAAATGCTGGTGCTGTGGATTGGTGGAAGAGTGTACACATGCATACATTGCGCGCGTGAGGGAGAGATTCGGGGGTAGATGGATATGCGGTTTGTGTGCTGAGGCAGTGAAGGAAGAAAGAGCGAGATCAGAGAGTGATGAGAAGAAAATCACAATGGATGAAGCTTTAAAGCGACACACCAAATTTCGCCAACAGTTTAGGTCTGCTTCTGATATTAACAAAGATTACATACATGCTATCAAACAGATTCTTTTTAGGACTTTGGATTCTCCTAGGAATAAGAATGAGGAAGCTTTTGCTTGTAGACCTCTTGGTAGATCACATAGTTGCTTCTCAACCATGGAAACAGCTCCGCCAAGGACGACAGAGCCACATACAGAGTGA